A region of the Drosophila subobscura isolate 14011-0131.10 chromosome J, UCBerk_Dsub_1.0, whole genome shotgun sequence genome:
CAATGCTAATATTATGTAGATCTCTCGTCACACGAATCTTTATCACAGTCAAGTCTGGTAGCTTTATCCACGATATCGTGCTAGAGACCCAAAACTGGCAGCCATCGAAGTCGGAAATGCGAGCCATCTCGGCTGAAATGATCAGACTGGCGGCCCAGGATTTGCGCATCGAACGCTTGGACGTTCAGCAAGAGATTGCCCAGGAGATTTTTAAGGATTCTAAATACAAGAGCGAACAATTGCCGAGTATCGCGCAACAGAATAATGGGCGAGTGAGTCTGTACCGCCTGGGGGACCACATTGACATCTCACGTGGTCCCATGGTGGCCTCCACTCACTTCCTAGGCAAGTGCACTGTCTCGGCGGCCCACAAGTTAGCCGATGAAGGGTCAGCAGGAGCCTTCTATCGCATCCAAGGCGTGGCCCTGCCTTGTGGCTTCAAGTTGAGTCACGTTGCATATGGCTTGCTGGAGGAGCGATCGCAGAAGCTGGTGAGAACTCACTAATAGGCGAAGTCGATCTCCATGTTCATATTTAATCTTTGCAGAACCCCGCTCGCTTGCCCCATGAACCTTTtgaggagcaacaacaattgcagttATCTTAAACAGATCTTTAATCGATAAAAGCTATACAATAAGTGTTAACAGGTAACTCATTAAAGAGCAACTAATTCGTTATTAAACGGGGCAACATAACCCTATGGATGACATTGGAAATCGATTAACGATTACTTTCCGTCTTAAAACTAgccaaaaatatctttttaGCCTATTTGCTATGACAACATTCGGCTTAAAGTTGTTTGTATAAGCTTGGGATGATGAGGAAGATGTCTCTCACTCAAGTGGAGATTTCAAAAATGCTTAAAGTTAACTATCgataagaaaaaaacagatGCATTTCCGCAGTACCTAGTTTAAGATTCTGAACGTGTCTTC
Encoded here:
- the LOC117895742 gene encoding 39S ribosomal protein L39, mitochondrial, with the protein product MSRATKLHKTSWCALRQFQQYRTKANFSASIASRNELFAQEQRRQRDAVGRIDKIEVRYLGLPEDVTLVMNNHISTPFNCAQHLSEGHCRRSALALIDGSVPWDMHRPLQESCTLQLLNFNVSEPHVVNKAFWRTCSFMLGAALTRAFKTEANLQLHSFPGPNIKSGSFIHDIVLETQNWQPSKSEMRAISAEMIRLAAQDLRIERLDVQQEIAQEIFKDSKYKSEQLPSIAQQNNGRVSLYRLGDHIDISRGPMVASTHFLGKCTVSAAHKLADEGSAGAFYRIQGVALPCGFKLSHVAYGLLEERSQKLNPARLPHEPFEEQQQLQLS